In the Calditrichota bacterium genome, one interval contains:
- a CDS encoding sigma-70 family RNA polymerase sigma factor: MQLFRNKKQFTDSELLKKFLESENQEYFAELYLRYHHLVYLNCQKYFRNIQDSEDAVLDIFEKLLRTIKNHEIRNFKNWLFVVTKNHCLMKVRIRKSQLILKDPLILDKMIMESLNLKHHYGTHDIKVEELEKAITKLNDVQRSCLEMFYFVKKSYKEIAIETGFEVKHVKSHIQNGKRNLKNILTQSKRNYNE; this comes from the coding sequence ACTGACTCAGAACTATTAAAAAAATTTCTCGAATCTGAAAATCAAGAATATTTTGCAGAATTATATCTTCGCTATCATCATCTTGTTTACCTTAATTGTCAAAAGTATTTTAGAAACATTCAAGACAGTGAAGATGCCGTATTAGACATATTCGAGAAACTTCTCCGAACCATCAAAAATCATGAGATTAGAAACTTTAAAAACTGGCTTTTTGTTGTAACAAAAAATCATTGTTTGATGAAGGTCCGTATCAGAAAAAGCCAGCTTATTTTGAAAGATCCGTTAATCTTGGACAAAATGATTATGGAAAGCTTGAATCTAAAGCATCACTACGGTACACACGATATTAAAGTTGAAGAGCTTGAAAAAGCAATCACCAAACTCAATGATGTACAAAGAAGCTGTTTGGAAATGTTTTATTTCGTAAAAAAGTCGTATAAAGAAATCGCCATTGAAACTGGGTTTGAAGTAAAGCATGTAAAGAGCCATATTCAAAATGGTAAAAGAAATTTGAAGAATATTTTAACTCAAAGTAAAAGGAATTACAATGAGTAA